The Glycine soja cultivar W05 chromosome 6, ASM419377v2, whole genome shotgun sequence genome has a window encoding:
- the LOC114416671 gene encoding DEAD-box ATP-dependent RNA helicase 27-like, whose amino-acid sequence MAEAEHNDPTSPEREDQTKSNKKKLRKRKRPQKTEQKQEEEKNDANIDSAQTQTEDEGENQEDTNVNNNVSSGIMSTESFSSLGLSEPTSKAIADMSFHRMTQIQAKAIPTLLTGNDVLGAARTGAGKTLAFLVPAVELLYNVQFTPRNGTGVVVICPTRELAIQTHAVAKELLKYHSLTLGLVIGGSGRKGEAERIMKGVNLLVATPGRLLDHLQNTNGFVYKNLKCLMIDEADRILEANFEEEMKQIINILPKKRQTALFSATQTKKVKDLARLSFQTTPIYIDVDDGRKKVTNEGLQQGYVVVPCAKRFVVLYSFLRRYQSKKVMVFFSSCNSVKFHADLLQCTGLDCLNIHGKQKQHARTTTFFNFCKAEKGILLCTDVAARGLDIPDVDWIVQFDPPDEPKEYIHRVGRTARGEGGKGNALLFLIPEELQFLHYLKAAKVPVKEYAFDHKKLANVQSQLEKLVAGIYHLNVMAKDAYRSYILAYNSHSMKDIFNVHRLDLQAVAASFCFSNPPKVNLNIDSSASKHRKKIRKVEGKINKGNL is encoded by the exons ATGGCCGAAGCAGAACACAACGATCCCACCTCGCCGGAGCGCGAGGACCAAaccaaaagcaacaaaaagaaGCTCCGAAAGAGAAAAAGACCTCAAAAGACCGAGCAGAAACAAGAGGAGGAGAAGAACGATGCGAACATTGATAGCGCCCAAACACaaactgaagatgaaggagagaaTCAAGAAGACACAAATGTGAACAACAACGTCTCATCTGGAATCATGAGCACCGAGTCTTTCTCCTCTCTGGGCTTGTCCGAACCCACTTCCAAAGCCATTGCAGACATGAGCTTCCACCGTATGACTCAG ATTCAAGCGAAGGCAATTCCGACGCTTCTGACCGGGAATGACGTGCTTGGTGCGGCGAGAACGGGTGCTGGGAAAACCCTAGCGTTTTTGGTTCCGGCGGTGGAGTTGTTGTACAACGTTCAGTTTACGCCGCGGAACGGGACGGGTGTTGTTGTCATATGCCCGACGAGGGAGCTGGCGATTCAGACGCACGCCGTGGCGAAGGAGCTGCTGAAGTATCACTCGCTGACGCTTGGGTTGGTGATTGGGGGTTCCGGGAGGAAGGGAGAGGCGGAGCGCATTATGAAAGGGGTGAACCTGTTGGTGGCGACGCCGGGAAGGCTTCTCGATCACCTCCAGAATACGAACGGGTTTGTATATAAAAACTTGAAG TGCCTCATGATTGATGAAGCTGACAGGATATTGGAAGCAAACTTTGAGGAGGAGATGAAGCAGATTATTAACATACTTCCAAAG AAAAGGCAAACAGCTTTGTTCTCAGCTACACAAACAAAGAAG GTTAAGGATCTTGCTCGCTTATCATTTCAGACAACTCCTATCTATATTGATGTAGATGATGGGAGAAAAAAG GTCACAAATGAAGGATTGCAGCAGGGCTATGTTGTTGTTCCCTGTGCTAAACGTTTTGTTGTTCTCTATTCATTCTTGAGGAGATACCAATCAAAAAAAGTGATGGTCTTTTTCTCTTCATGCAACTCTGTCAAATTCCATGCAGATCTTCTCCAGTGCACTGGGTTGGACTGCTTAAATATTCATGGAAAACAAAAGCAACATGCCCGCACTACTACGTTCTTCAACTTTTGCAAAGCAGAAAAGGGGATCTTGCTCTGTACTGATGTTGCTGCTCGGGGACTTGACATACCGGATGTG GACTGGATTGTGCAGTTTGATCCACCTGATGAACCAAAG GAATATATCCATAGGGTTGGTAGAACAGCTCGTGGGGAAGGTGGAAAAGGAAATGCTTTACTTTTCCTGATTCCTGAAGAATTGCAATTTCTTCACTATTTGAAG GCCGCAAAGGTTCCTGTGAAAGAATATGCATTTGATCATAAGAAGCTTGCAAATGTACAATCTCAACTG GAGAAGTTGGTGGCTGGCATTTATCATTTGAATGTTATGGCTAAAGATGCATATAGGTCATATATATTAGCATATAATTCACACTCCATGAAAGATATATTCAATGTTCACCGCCTTGATTTACAG GCTGTTGCTGCTTCATTCTGTTTCTCAAACCCACCGAAGGTGAATCTGAACATAGACAGCAGTGCTTCAAAGCATAGGAAGAAAATACGCAAAGTAGaaggaaaaattaataaaggcaATTTGTGA